From a region of the Dermatophagoides farinae isolate YC_2012a chromosome 3, ASM2471394v1, whole genome shotgun sequence genome:
- the LOC124498489 gene encoding dedicator of cytokinesis protein 9-like, whose product MSERRFTRLKATLSEHGTAAKTRETVSRELRQSLNVNNESTFLSCIESDYESKVRQWEQELYEEIEHYSQQQQLQQEQQTDIDDTETKPLMKHFAENFLIKDEDDIKCIDQPKDMKFDFNRYYSREKIKITSPFSNECLTHYTDCKHLVHYCSLSKYFGTMLDTSSSSSSFHNHLTSTKSSADFIANELLTSKSFLTNFPLRPHVFECDDDDYESGGICGQKMLIREGNASVIGEGDGDFRNGWLTLSRDEHDCFLTFFDTNRRNKILWHIEVNQKVERFSDQDQASNNSFQVNRHIIRTDSKFIDDWIKDINSNIVQEFEPMHQLQRILNHDAEEISQKLKSLDLINNINLFAAYNDMNIRKDFFNKFTEDFNYLNSHNQNVFLSNDKEFNFLEINHHHHQQQQQQQQQRIFRFVLMIKSTDIAIPSINNDRSRLNDSYFYRISLFDCKLGKLSEEFRYVVSSEIHSCRSSSLAEGNRGFDQKLLCTVTKALFQVDLNHSNPNDLYLVLRVERTWHRLQNYMCCPIINSQNNSQNNNNKVAHSLMILQHVEPYAWSIRPLFHPDSLNLETNPSFGLFYKMDQNRLSDEFICNILNQVSHQSTSTRSQTIISGRLEIELIDLKTFLKQIKSQHEEKENNAEIVIFNPSVYARKAIDSENSGKKTQQQQVLINPIVEIQSLRLLSQPYAEFFNILYIYPQSLRYDSQRVFSKARNLCVTIEIRDTDNTNESRSLPIIYGRPHDSSLFVTSATTAVSKHSVTPDFFEEIKVALPLNFSEKLHILFTFSHISCKKECLYSIVGYSWLPISSEKRQIHCQNLALSVFASLPNNYLSCQSLGLGKGLSMPDVKVVGKEVFKVSLSLTSSIISRDFELHNTLLSVIKITRSHRNDSKEISHIISLERQIPKMLRQLPHCDPEELIHFSQIIIQQLFKLIIYAASQELIQESINTIIRLVDQFRRDNQLDILHQFIYSTFETAEFCNLYIHDQLIILINKMFEQFNPNGKQQQPQQQQQQSISTTVMTNTEEMKLLISNLWFLLQIMTKSMAQYLIQTGRIRWKREERFDEEFVMNLKSFFEHASTVISMNSRLEEVQDANRALTHFMTRLCSFFDRSIIFNAMFHHVNCLSSRDIVIQELKFNAIATLLAHEHFIPFCNPMQLQDTATLTIEFCSKHFPAFLILNEFRSLYHQSATSVRQIRQLALSIIRNQLTKHMLDDRYSSLECREKVICLYLPILSVILENCNRMMDSAISSNPNTQNLSSTHSHGSKQHSFATIHEQHQQNSIDGLNSLLVRSTSEISSTLSSISSYSSNSTIGSVNTLTGHNRTNSAATSITLAVSSTSNTVRFDKFSNEEVRDLFICFLCIVQMINTERMNLLTRKQRKDLFLCLELAINCFEYKPKKFTDNRSKTMPNSISSSNANNLNHHHHHHHHHSFVMNTLTTNHHHYHPHHSTGENHLTNYLLQQNLSIQSALITLRTIHLYLDNDQEPIDHSISQILSIYLTLMTIPQSQTVLIHLFNSVRYFVHKFSLLLFNSDAFLSPIISKVIRYCNSSLTPIRQGATDLLYCLFVTNMKRTRFETIVCVSRLASSDPHGLLYLHSSLNRLEQLAIADTKTLQIYTDDGEEEISITMIVERIREILKATKQIREEYFDPYSASELRLQLANSYARTSRSLLRTWLENLSEVHIKNHDWAEAAMCLCQVIAILIEQLSSKEIHIIDGMLNISKVSDNIMTKDSIKRESDWLELEESHVSIDVLESIIQECVDLFEKAELYELAPHVLKVVMSSYEKEYEHKKLSILYTKISKMHSKAQEINDSGKRIFDTFFRVAFYYLNTGQKMEYIYKMPKLVSLSEMTAKMQAFYPNATFLAADSPTIQQIESNTTESLHSHSNGEIPNLNNSKQCGNLIIVVTHVTPYIENARNQFEKNVGVLQFVYEQRLDSKIAQSVAEQYKKRVILTAGHSFPYFLKRIPVISKKEVILNPIDVAIDEMQERVYQLEHVIMNQDVKHLQLVLQGSIHVTVNCGPIAYANAFLKTKPSIDDEQQKIIMMTNGIDDDYDDNNIHDENFDESQKHLKFLFEQFLDLCESALKLNERLIKSNQTEYHNNLKLNFEKLKSELDFLNHRSSYIPIFDAISGPTFGHFS is encoded by the exons ATACAGAAACAAAACCGTTGATGAAACATTTTGCTGAAAACTTTCTCATcaaagatgaagatgatatcAAATGTATTGATCAGCCTAAAGatatgaaatttgattttaatcgttattattcacgtgaaaaaattaaaattacatCACCATTCAGTAATGAATGTTTAACACATTACACCGATTGTAAACATCTTGTACATTATTGTTCGCTATCGAAATATTTTGGTACTATGCTAGATACATcctcctcatcatcatcattccataATCATCTGACCTCAACTAAATCATCCGCCGATTTCATTGCCAATGAATTATTAACATCAAAAAGTTTCCTAACAAATTTTCCACTCCGACCTCATGTATTTGAAtgtgatgacgatgattatgaatcaGGTGGAATTTGTGGACAAAAAATGCTCATTCGTGAAGGTAATGCATCAGTCATTGGTGAAGGTGATGGTGATTTCCGTAATGGTTGGCTCACACTTTCACGTGATGAACATGATTGTTTTCTTACATTTTTCGATACAAATCGAAGGAATAAAATCTTATGGCATATTGAAGTGAATCAAAAAGTTGAACGATTTTCCGATCAAGATCAAGCTTCAAATAATAGTTTTCAGGTGAATCGCCACATCATCCGTACTGATTCCaaattcatcgatgattGGATTAAGGATATCAATTCGAATATTGTGCAAGAATTTGAACCAATGCACCAATTGCAACGTATATTGAATCATGATGCTGAAGAAATTTCCCagaaattgaaaagtttggatctaatcaacaatatcaatcTATTCGCTGCCTATAATGATATGAATATtagaaaagattttttcaataaatttactGAAGATTTTAACTATCTAAATTctcataatcaaaatgtttttttgtcaaatgataaagaattcaattttcttgaaataaatcatcatcatcatcaacaacagcaacaacaacaacaacagcgaatATTTCGTTTcgtattgatgatcaaatcgaCTGATATAGCCATTCCATCCATAAATAATGATCGTTCTCGTTTGaatgattcatatttttatcgTATTTCCCTGTTTGATTGTAAATTGGGAAAACTTTCCGAAGAATTTCGTTATGTTGTATCATCTGAAATTCATTCGTGTAGATCATCCTCTCTAGCCGAAGGCAATCGTGGTTTCgatcaaaaattattgtgTACAGTTACAAAGGCATTGTTTCAAGTCGACCTTAATCATTCGAATCCAAATGATCTTTATCTTGTTCTTCGTGTGGAACGGACATGGCACCGATTGCAGAATTATATGTGCTGTCCAATTATCAATAGCCAGAATAATagtcaaaataataataataaagttgCACATAGTCTGATGATTCTACAACATGTTGAACCATATGCATGGAGTATACGACCACTGTTTCATCCAGATTCATTGAATCTGGAAACGAATCCAAGTTTCGGCCTATTCTATAAAATGGATCAGAATCGTTTATCAGATGAATTCATCTGTAACATTCTAAATCAGGTTTCTCATCAATCCACTTCTACGCGGTCACAAACAATCATCAGTGGAAGACTTGAGAttgaattgatcgatttgaaaacatttttgaaacaaattaaaaGCCAACATGAAGAAAAGGAGAATAATGCtgaaattgtcattttcaatccATCTGTTTATGCGCGGAAAGCTATCGATTCGGAAAATAGTGgcaaaaaaacacaacagcaacaggtGTTGATCAATCCgattgttgaaattcaatcattacgACTGTTATCACAACCTTATGCCGAATTCTTTAATATACTCTATATTTATCCACAAAGTTTACGTTATGATTCACAACGAGTATTTTCAAAAGCAAGAAATCTATGTGTTACAATCGAAATTCGTGATACGGATAATACGAATGAATCACGATCATTGCCAATTATATACGGTAGACCACATGATTCATCGTTGTTCGTCACATCGGCTACGACAGCTGTTTCAAAACATAGTGTCACACCGGATTTTTTCGAAGAAATCAAAGTAGCATTACCATTAAATTTCAGTGAAAAACTTCATATTCTCTTCACTTTTTCACACATATCATGCAAGAAAGAATGTTTATATTCAATAGTCGGCTATTCATGGCTGCCAATTTCGTCGGAAAAACGTCAAATTCATTGTCAGAATCTGGCATTATCAGTTTTTGCTTCTCTTCCCAATAACTATCTTTCCTGTCAATCATTAGGCCTTGGCAAAGGTCTTTCAATGCCCGATGTTAAAGTTGTGGGTAAAGAAGTTTTCAAGGTTTCCTTATCGctaacatcatcaattatatcACGTGATTTCGAATTGCACAATACACTATTATCAGTGATTAAAATAACACGGTCACAtcgaaatgattcaaaagaaatttcACATATAATATCATTGGAAAGACAAATACCAAAAATGCTTCGACAATTGCCCCATTGTGATCCAGAAGAATTGATACATTTTTCACAgattatcattcaacaattgttcaaattaattatttatgCTGCTAGCCAAGAATTGATACAAGAATCAATAAATACAATCATTCGTTTAGTGGATCAATTTCGCCGTGATAATCAATTAGATATCCTCCATCAATTTATCTATTCTACATTTGAAACGGCCGAATTCTGTAATCTATACATCcatgatcaattgatcattttgatcaataaaatgtttgaacAATTCAATCCGAATGGCAAACAACAGcagccacaacaacaacaacaacaatcgatttcCACTACTGTAATGACGAATACTGAAGAGATGAAATTACTGATCAGTAATTTATGGTTTCTTTTGCAAATAATGACCAAGTCAATGGCTCAATATCTTATTCAAACTGGTCGAATTCGTTGGAAACGTGAAGAAAGATTTGATGAAGAATTCGTGATGAAtctaaaatcattttttgaacATGCATCTACTgtgatttcaatgaattctcGGCTTGAAGAAGTACAAGATGCTAATCGAGCGTTAACTCATTTCATGACAAGattatgttcattttttgatcgtTCCATCATATTCAATGCCATGTTTCATCATGTCAATTGTCTATCATCACGTGATATTGTTATACaggaattgaaattcaacgCTATCGCTACTCTTTTGGCACATGAAcattttattccattttgtAATCCAATGCAACTACAAGATACAGCAACATTGACAATAGAATTTTGTAGTAAACATTTTCCCGCATTCCtcatattgaatgaatttcgttcattatatcatcaatcaGCAACAAGTGTTCGCCAGATTCGACAATTAGCTTTGTCCATTATTCGTAATCAATTGACCAAACATATGCTCGATGATCgttattcatcattggaatGTCGTGAAAAGGTCATTTGCTTATATTTACCCATATTATCCGTCATATTAGAGAATTGTAATCGAATGATGGATTCGGCCATTTCGAGTAATCCAAACACACAGAATTTATCTTCTACACATTCACATGGTTCAAAACAGCATTCATTTGCAACAATTCatgaacaacatcaacaaaattccaTTGATGGTCTTAATTCGTTATTAGTTCGATCTACATCggaaatatcatcaacactTAGCTCAATTAGTTCATATAGCTCAAATTCAACGATTGGTTCTGTCAATACATTGACCGGACATAATCGAACAAATTCTGCTGCAACATCGATAACATTAGCGGTCAGTTCGACTAGTAATACAGTTCGATTTGATAAATTCAGTAATGAAGAGGTTCGTGatcttttcatttgtttcttaTGTATCGTACAAATGATCAACACCGAACGTATGAATCTATTGACGagaaaacaacgaaaagaTTTGTTTCTATGTCTGGAATTGGCtatcaattgttttgaatataaaccaaaaaaatttactgaTAATCGTTCGAAAACTATGCCCAATTCGATTAGTAGTAGCAATGCAAATAATcttaaccatcatcatcatcatcatcatcatcatagctTTGTAATGAATACTTTGACGacaaaccaccaccattatcatcctCACCATAGTACTGGTGAGAATCATTTAACCAACTATCTCCTGCAACAGAATCTATCCATACAATCAGCATTGATAACATTACGTACGATTCATCTCTATCTGGATAATGATCAAGAACCAATCGATCATTCAATATCACAAATTCTATCAATCTATCTAACGCTGATGACAATACCACAAAGTCAAACAGTTTTGatacatttattcaatagTGTCAGATATTTTGTTCATAAATTTTCCCttcttttattcaattcGGATGCATTTCTATCGCCAATCATTTCGAAAGTTATACGATATTGCAACTCTTCTTTAACTCCTATTCGACAAGGAGCTACTGATTTATTG tattgtttatttgtgaCTAATATGAAACGTACACGATTCGAGACGATTGTTTGTGTTTCGAGATTGGCTTCAAGTGATCCACATGGTCTGCTCTATCTACATTCATCGTTGAATCGTTTGGAACAGCTTGCAATTGCCGATACGAAAACCTTACAGATATATAccgatgatggtgaagaaGAGATTTCCATCACAATGATTGTTGAACGTATACGTGAAATATTAAAAGCAACTAAACAGATTCGTGAAGAATATTTTGATCCATATTCAGCTTCTGAACTTCGATTACAATTGGCCAATTCATATGCACGAACATCGCGTTCTTTATTACGAACATGGCTAGAGAATTTAAGTGAAGTTCATATCAAGAATCATGATTGGGCCGAAGCAGCAATGTGCCTATGTCAAGTGATAGCAATACTCATTGAACAATTGTCTTCCAAAGAAATTCATATCATTGACGGTATGCTCAATATAAGTAAAGTATCGGATAATATTATGACTAAAGATTCGATAAAACGTGAATCTGATTGGCTTGAATTGGAAGAGAGCCATGTATCGATCGATGTACTCGAATCAATCATCCAAGAATGTGTTGATCTATTTGAAAAAGCAGAACTTTATGAACTAGCACCACATGTATTGAAAGTTGTAATGTCATCTtatgaaaaagaatatgaACATAAAAAACTTTCCATACTCTAtacgaaaatttcaaaaatgcaTTCAAAAGCACAGGAGATTAATGATTCGGGTAAAAGAATTTTCGATACTTTTTTCAG AGTGGCATTCTATTATCTGAACACGGGACAGAAAATGGAATACATTTATAAAATGCCCAAACTAGTCTCATTATCGGAAATGACGGCCAAAATGCAGGCATTTTATCCGAATGCAACATTCTTAGCCGCAGATTCACCGACaattcaacaaattgaatcaaatacgACTGAATCATTACATTCACATTCGAATGGCGAAATACCCAATTTAAATAATAGTAAACAATGTGGAAACCTTATCATCGTTGTTACACATGTAACACCATACATTGAAAATGCAcgtaatcaatttgaaaagaatGTCGGCGTACTACAGTTTGTCTATGAACAACGTTTAGACAGTAAAATTGCTCAATCCGTTGCTGAACAATATAAAAAACGAGTCATTCTTACCGCCGGCCATAGTTTTCCATATTTCTTGAAACGTATACCGGTTATTAGCAAGAAAGAAGTGATATTAAATCCAATCGATGTGGCCATCGATGAAATGCAGGAACGTGTCTATCAATTAGAGCATGTAATCATGAATCAAGATGTTAAACATTTACAATTGGTTTTACAAGGATCCATACATGTGACTGTCAATTGTGGACCAATCGCATATGCAAATGCATTCCTGAAAACCAAACCAAgcatcgatgatgaacaacagaaaatcataatgatgaccaatggaatcgatgatgattatgatgataataatattcatgatgaaaattttgatgaaagtcaaaaacatttgaaatttttattcgaacAATTCCTTGACCTATGTGAAAGTGCCTTAAAATTGAACGAACGAttgatcaaatcgaatcaaaccgaatatcataataatttgaagctaaattttgaaaaactaAAATCCGAATTGGATTTTCTTAATCATCGATCCTCATATATTCCGATATTCGATGCCATTTCTGGTCCAACGTTTGGCCATTTTTCTTAG